A window of Littorina saxatilis isolate snail1 linkage group LG7, US_GU_Lsax_2.0, whole genome shotgun sequence contains these coding sequences:
- the LOC138971308 gene encoding uncharacterized protein: MVAIVVVVVVVVVVLVVLTAVIVVRRRNGARNKQRAPGPGSGASQGVTNAGYRPEQANPARSSESTEMYLTPANTRGGSTNQNNADIPDDSVTSQTNQYELLSHETDESRPYETLTNQRNIYEAPTNDNRDDKPYDTLFACTRITDGYELPVAKTALGKPRKQNDANHAYNN, encoded by the exons ATGGTTGCGATCGTCGTTGTCGTAGTCGTTGTGGTCGTCGTTCTTGTTGTGCTAACCGCCGTCATCGTTGTACGTCGCAGAAATGGCGCCAGGAACAAACAAAG AGCACCTGGGCCTGGCAGTGGGGCATCCCAAGGTGTGACCAACGCCGGTTACAGACCAG AGCAAGCTAATCCCGCAAGATCGTCAGAATCAACCGAAATGTATTTGACACCAGCAAACACACGTGGTGGATCAACCAATCAGAACAACGCAGACATCCCGGACGATTCAGTGACTAGTCAAACCAACCAGTACGAACTCCTGTCGCATGAAACCGACGAGAGCAGGCCATATGAAAcactgaccaatcagagaaaCATTTATGAAGCACCGACCAATGACAACAGAGATGACAAACCCTACGACACATTGTTTGCTTGCACTAGAATTACTGATGGCTATGAACTGCCCGTGGCGAAGACCGCTCTCGGCAAGCCTCGTAAGCAAAACGATGCAAATCACGCTTACAACAATTAG